A DNA window from Streptomyces parvus contains the following coding sequences:
- the aroH gene encoding chorismate mutase: protein MAVRAVRGAVQLERDEARHMDERVGELLTAVLERNELVADDLISIWFTATPDLRCDFPAAAARGLGIVDVPLICAQELDIDGAMPRVVRILVHVETYLSRAEISHVYLGATAALRKDIAQ, encoded by the coding sequence GTGGCGGTACGAGCGGTCCGGGGCGCCGTCCAGCTGGAGCGGGACGAGGCCCGGCACATGGACGAGCGGGTCGGCGAACTGCTGACCGCCGTCCTGGAACGCAACGAGCTCGTCGCCGACGACCTGATCAGCATCTGGTTCACCGCCACCCCGGACCTGCGCTGCGACTTCCCGGCCGCCGCCGCGCGCGGCCTCGGGATCGTCGACGTACCCCTGATCTGCGCCCAGGAGCTGGACATCGACGGGGCGATGCCCCGGGTCGTCCGTATCCTCGTGCATGTCGAGACCTACCTCTCGCGCGCCGAGATCAGCCACGTCTACCTCGGCGCCACCGCCGCCCTGCGCAAGGACATCGCCCAGTGA
- a CDS encoding prephenate dehydrogenase, giving the protein MRTALVIGTGLVGTSAALALTGRGIQVHLVDHDPESARTAAALGAGTEEPPAGPVDLAVVAVPPAHTAAVLATAVRDGAARGYLDVASVKGGPRRELEALGLDLTRYIGTHPMAGKERSGPLAATADLFEGRPWVLTPTRGTDTEVLNLALELVALCRAVPVVMDADAHDRAVALVSHTPQLISSMVAARLEEADETAVRLCGQGIRDVTRIAASDPRMWVEILSANPGPVAEVLAGVAADLEETVTALRGLGSADADRRSAGTHAIEDVLRRGNAGRVRVPGKHGAAPTAYETVAVLIGDKPGELAAIFADAGRAGVNIEDVRIEHATGQQAGLVQIMVEPSAAPVLGAALQERGWSIRG; this is encoded by the coding sequence GTGAGAACCGCCCTCGTCATCGGAACCGGGCTCGTCGGCACCTCCGCCGCCCTCGCGCTGACCGGCCGGGGCATCCAGGTGCACCTCGTCGACCACGACCCCGAGTCGGCCCGCACCGCTGCCGCCCTCGGCGCCGGGACCGAGGAGCCGCCCGCCGGTCCGGTCGACCTCGCCGTCGTCGCCGTGCCCCCCGCGCACACCGCCGCCGTCCTCGCCACCGCCGTGCGCGACGGGGCGGCCCGCGGCTACCTGGACGTCGCCAGCGTCAAGGGCGGCCCGCGCCGCGAGCTGGAGGCGCTCGGCCTCGACCTCACCCGGTACATCGGTACGCATCCGATGGCCGGCAAGGAGCGGTCGGGGCCGCTGGCCGCCACCGCCGACCTCTTCGAGGGGCGTCCCTGGGTCCTCACCCCGACCCGGGGCACCGACACCGAGGTGCTCAACCTCGCGCTGGAGCTGGTCGCCCTGTGCCGGGCCGTCCCCGTCGTCATGGACGCCGACGCCCACGACCGGGCCGTCGCCCTCGTCTCGCACACCCCGCAGCTGATCTCCTCGATGGTCGCCGCCCGGCTGGAGGAGGCCGACGAGACCGCCGTACGCCTGTGCGGCCAGGGCATCCGCGACGTCACCCGGATCGCCGCCTCCGACCCCCGGATGTGGGTGGAGATCCTCTCCGCCAACCCCGGCCCGGTCGCCGAAGTCCTCGCCGGGGTCGCCGCCGACCTGGAGGAGACCGTGACCGCGCTGCGCGGGCTCGGCTCCGCCGACGCGGACCGGCGGAGCGCGGGCACCCACGCCATCGAGGACGTCCTGCGGCGCGGCAACGCGGGCCGCGTCCGGGTCCCCGGCAAGCACGGCGCCGCCCCCACCGCGTACGAGACCGTCGCCGTCCTCATCGGCGACAAGCCGGGCGAGCTGGCCGCGATCTTCGCCGACGCCGGGCGGGCCGGGGTCAACATCGAGGACGTCCGCATCGAGCACGCCACCGGCCAGCAGGCGGGCCTCGTCCAGATCATGGTCGAGCCCAGCGCCGCCCCGGTCCTCGGCGCGGCCCTCCAGGAACGGGGCTGGTCGATCCGCGGCTGA
- a CDS encoding AAA family ATPase — MKRYGHGLVLGKFYPPHAGHHHLVRTAQDRCERLTVLVCAASVESVPLADRVAWMREIHPDVTVVGAVDDTHMDVHDPAVWDAHMAVFRAAVPERVDAVFSSEAYGEELGRRFGADSVLVDPDRTLFPVSGTAVRKDPVDCWDFLQPPVRAALARRVVVLGAESTGTTTLARALAAHYRARGGVWARTGYVAEYGREYSEDKLAALRGRWPGAAWEDVVFTTDDFPLIAKTQNDREEAAARAGSPVLFCDTDSFATTVWHERYVGGRNPLVEEIADRVDHHLWLLTDHEGVAFEDDGLRDGEELRPWMTDRFRTELTRTGRRFIEMTGPPETRLAAAVTAVDKLLATGWDFAAPLPEKR, encoded by the coding sequence GTGAAGCGCTACGGACACGGCCTGGTCCTCGGCAAGTTCTACCCGCCGCACGCCGGCCACCACCACCTCGTCCGGACCGCCCAGGACCGCTGCGAACGGCTGACCGTGCTGGTCTGCGCCGCCTCCGTGGAGTCCGTCCCCCTCGCCGACCGGGTCGCCTGGATGCGCGAGATCCACCCGGACGTCACGGTGGTGGGCGCGGTCGACGACACCCACATGGACGTGCACGACCCGGCGGTCTGGGACGCGCACATGGCCGTCTTCAGGGCGGCCGTGCCCGAGCGCGTGGACGCGGTCTTCAGCTCGGAGGCGTACGGAGAGGAACTGGGCCGCCGCTTCGGCGCGGACTCCGTCCTCGTCGACCCCGACCGCACCCTCTTCCCGGTCTCCGGCACCGCCGTGCGCAAGGACCCCGTCGACTGCTGGGACTTCCTCCAGCCGCCCGTACGGGCCGCCCTCGCCCGCCGCGTCGTCGTCCTCGGCGCGGAGTCCACCGGCACCACCACCCTCGCCAGGGCGCTCGCCGCCCACTACCGGGCACGCGGCGGGGTGTGGGCGCGCACGGGGTACGTCGCCGAGTACGGGCGCGAGTACAGCGAAGACAAGCTCGCCGCCCTGCGCGGACGGTGGCCCGGGGCCGCCTGGGAGGACGTGGTCTTCACCACCGACGACTTCCCGCTCATCGCGAAGACCCAGAACGACCGCGAGGAGGCCGCCGCCCGCGCCGGGTCCCCGGTGCTCTTCTGCGACACCGACTCCTTCGCCACCACCGTCTGGCACGAGCGGTACGTCGGCGGCCGCAACCCCCTCGTCGAGGAGATCGCCGACCGGGTCGACCACCACCTGTGGCTGCTCACCGACCACGAGGGCGTCGCCTTCGAGGACGACGGACTGCGCGACGGCGAGGAGCTGCGCCCCTGGATGACCGATCGCTTTCGCACCGAACTCACCCGCACGGGGCGCCGGTTCATCGAGATGACCGGACCGCCCGAGACGCGGCTCGCCGCCGCGGTCACCGCCGTCGACAAACTCCTCGCCACCGGCTGGGACTTCGCCGCACCTCTCCCGGAGAAACGATGA
- a CDS encoding NUDIX domain-containing protein produces the protein MSTAAPEGYDPHAFAPFAVTVDLAVFTVREARLHVLLVERGQEPFRGRWALPGGFLLPRESAGDAARRELAEETGLGPGTVGALHLEQLRTYTDPDRDPRMRVVSVAYAALLPDLPEPRGGGDAASARWWDADAAGPLAFDHDEILADARDRIGARLEYSCLATAFCPAEFTLGELQQVYETVWGVELDRPNFRRKVLSAPGFVQPVGGPPRRTGGRGKPAALYRAGDATALHPPLLRPPRTDASSSRTEGHDR, from the coding sequence ATGAGCACCGCCGCCCCCGAGGGCTACGACCCGCACGCCTTCGCCCCGTTCGCGGTCACCGTCGACCTCGCGGTCTTCACCGTCCGCGAGGCTCGGCTGCACGTGCTGCTCGTCGAACGCGGCCAGGAGCCCTTCCGGGGGCGGTGGGCGCTGCCCGGCGGCTTCCTGCTGCCCCGTGAGTCCGCGGGCGACGCGGCCCGCCGCGAACTGGCCGAGGAGACCGGCCTCGGCCCCGGCACCGTCGGCGCCCTCCACCTCGAACAGCTGCGCACCTACACCGACCCGGACCGCGACCCGAGGATGCGGGTCGTCTCCGTCGCCTATGCCGCTCTCCTGCCGGACCTGCCCGAACCGCGCGGCGGGGGCGACGCGGCAAGCGCCCGCTGGTGGGACGCGGACGCCGCCGGGCCCCTCGCCTTCGACCATGACGAGATCCTCGCCGACGCCCGTGACCGCATCGGCGCCAGACTCGAATACAGCTGCCTGGCCACCGCGTTCTGCCCCGCCGAGTTCACCCTCGGCGAGCTCCAGCAGGTCTACGAGACGGTCTGGGGCGTCGAGCTGGACCGCCCCAACTTCCGGCGCAAGGTGCTGAGCGCGCCGGGCTTCGTCCAGCCGGTCGGCGGCCCCCCGCGCCGCACCGGCGGCCGGGGCAAACCCGCCGCGCTCTACCGGGCGGGCGACGCCACCGCCCTGCACCCGCCGCTCCTGCGCCCGCCGCGCACCGACGCCTCCTCCTCCCGAACGGAAGGACACGACCGATGA
- the pnuC gene encoding nicotinamide riboside transporter PnuC, whose translation MSLADILDPLQQPLVTVLDTPVSWAEVLGFGSGALCVWLVARQHIANWPIGIANNLFFILLFTQAGLYADAGLQIVFITLAAYGWWTWTHGGGPGTSALPVRRTTRTEWAWLLAAGVVGTAAITLLLSRATDSTVPFWDALTTSLSLMATYGQCRKRLESWWLWIAADVVYIPLYAHKGLYPTSLLYAGFLALCLFGLRNWHRDLTARTSRPVAVAAA comes from the coding sequence GTGAGCCTCGCGGACATACTCGATCCCCTGCAGCAGCCCCTGGTGACCGTCCTGGACACTCCGGTCAGCTGGGCCGAGGTGCTGGGCTTCGGCAGCGGAGCGCTCTGCGTCTGGCTCGTGGCCCGCCAGCACATCGCCAACTGGCCGATCGGCATCGCCAACAACCTCTTCTTCATCCTGCTGTTCACCCAGGCCGGCCTGTACGCCGACGCCGGCCTCCAGATCGTCTTCATCACCCTCGCCGCGTACGGCTGGTGGACCTGGACCCACGGGGGTGGACCAGGGACCTCGGCCCTGCCGGTGCGCAGGACGACGCGCACCGAATGGGCCTGGCTGCTCGCGGCGGGGGTGGTGGGGACCGCCGCGATCACGCTGCTGCTGTCCCGGGCCACCGACTCCACCGTCCCGTTCTGGGACGCGCTGACGACGTCCCTGTCGCTGATGGCGACGTACGGGCAGTGCCGGAAGCGGCTGGAGTCCTGGTGGCTGTGGATCGCCGCCGACGTGGTCTACATCCCGCTCTACGCCCACAAGGGGCTGTATCCGACCTCATTGCTGTACGCCGGGTTCCTCGCGCTCTGCCTGTTCGGCCTGCGCAACTGGCACCGCGACCTGACCGCCCGCACCTCGCGTCCGGTGGCGGTGGCGGCCGCGTGA
- a CDS encoding ADP-ribosylglycohydrolase family protein, translating into MTLAIPPLTKQAATGVLTGLALGDALGFPTEFNDVPSILAKFGPWRQMPLLEPAVVSDDTQMTIALGRGIRTAMDSGLLTPERMAGPVSAEFIAWYHSPDNNRAPGNTCLTACRLLEHTRIWQEASQTHSKGCGANMRVAPLGLVPGLSEEQRAGAAQLQAALTHGHPTALAASDLLARAVFLLAQGTEPLGLIGQLRSYALENQGRYHTRWLGNLWHHAGDATPQAYIQRGWDECLAALETVRDALRDPSPETDPCERTGDGWTAEEALATALHCFLLFPEEPVTALRRAACTRGDSDSVACLTGALAGAHLGAAAWPKEWSERIEYRSDLLSLAALWDA; encoded by the coding sequence ATGACTCTTGCCATCCCGCCTCTCACCAAGCAGGCCGCGACCGGCGTCCTGACCGGGCTCGCGCTCGGTGACGCGCTCGGCTTCCCCACCGAGTTCAACGACGTGCCGTCGATCCTCGCCAAGTTCGGCCCCTGGCGGCAGATGCCCCTGCTGGAGCCCGCCGTCGTCTCCGACGACACCCAGATGACGATCGCGCTGGGCCGGGGCATCCGTACCGCCATGGACAGCGGGCTGCTCACCCCCGAACGGATGGCGGGCCCGGTCAGCGCCGAGTTCATCGCCTGGTACCACTCGCCGGACAACAACCGCGCCCCCGGCAACACCTGCCTCACCGCCTGCCGGCTGCTCGAACACACCCGGATCTGGCAGGAGGCCAGCCAGACGCACTCCAAGGGCTGCGGCGCCAACATGCGGGTCGCCCCCCTCGGCCTGGTCCCCGGCCTCAGCGAGGAGCAGCGGGCCGGCGCCGCCCAGCTCCAGGCCGCGCTCACCCACGGCCACCCCACCGCCCTGGCCGCCTCCGACCTGCTGGCCCGCGCGGTTTTCCTGCTCGCCCAGGGCACCGAACCCCTCGGACTGATCGGCCAGTTGCGCAGCTACGCCCTGGAGAACCAGGGCCGCTACCACACCCGCTGGCTCGGCAACCTCTGGCACCACGCGGGCGACGCCACTCCGCAGGCGTACATCCAGCGCGGCTGGGACGAGTGCCTGGCGGCCCTGGAGACCGTCCGGGACGCCCTGCGCGACCCCTCGCCGGAGACCGACCCGTGCGAGCGGACCGGTGACGGCTGGACCGCCGAGGAGGCCCTCGCCACCGCCCTGCACTGCTTCCTGCTCTTCCCCGAGGAGCCCGTCACCGCCCTGCGCCGGGCCGCCTGCACCCGCGGCGACTCCGACTCCGTCGCCTGCCTGACCGGAGCGCTGGCCGGGGCCCACCTGGGCGCGGCGGCCTGGCCCAAGGAGTGGTCCGAGCGCATCGAGTACCGCAGCGACCTGCTGTCCCTCGCGGCACTCTGGGACGCCTGA
- the cmk gene encoding (d)CMP kinase — protein sequence MSTTVETARSSVIVAIDGPSGTGKSSTSRAVAAALGLSYLDTGAQYRAITWWMLTNGIDVDDPEEIATAAAKPVIVSGTDPAAPTITVDGEDASGPIRTQEVTSKVSAVSAVPEVRTLITALQRSIAAAATGGIVVEGRDIGTTVLPDADLKIFLTASPEARAARRSGEVKGSDLTATREALIKRDAADSGRKTSPLAKADDAVEVDTTELTLQQVIECVVTLVEGKRVAA from the coding sequence GTGTCCACCACCGTGGAAACCGCACGCTCCTCCGTGATCGTCGCCATCGACGGGCCCTCGGGCACCGGCAAGTCGAGCACCTCCAGGGCCGTCGCCGCCGCGCTCGGCCTGAGCTACCTGGACACGGGCGCGCAGTACCGGGCCATCACCTGGTGGATGCTGACCAACGGCATCGACGTGGACGACCCGGAGGAGATCGCCACCGCCGCCGCCAAGCCCGTGATCGTCTCCGGCACCGACCCCGCCGCCCCGACGATCACCGTCGACGGCGAGGACGCCTCGGGCCCGATCCGCACCCAGGAGGTCACCTCCAAGGTCAGCGCCGTCAGCGCGGTCCCCGAGGTGCGCACGCTCATCACCGCGCTCCAGCGCTCCATCGCCGCGGCCGCCACCGGCGGCATCGTCGTCGAGGGCCGGGACATCGGCACCACCGTGCTGCCCGACGCCGACCTCAAGATCTTCCTCACCGCCTCCCCGGAGGCCCGCGCGGCCCGCCGCAGCGGCGAGGTCAAGGGCTCCGACCTGACCGCCACGCGTGAGGCCCTGATCAAGCGGGACGCCGCCGACTCCGGCCGCAAGACCTCCCCGCTCGCCAAGGCCGACGACGCCGTCGAGGTGGACACCACCGAGCTGACCCTCCAGCAGGTCATCGAGTGCGTCGTCACCCTCGTCGAGGGGAAGCGGGTCGCCGCGTGA
- a CDS encoding 1-acyl-sn-glycerol-3-phosphate acyltransferase, which produces MSDATGAPTLRGAAVGRTIGIGLMYGLWKPRVLGAWRVPAAGPVILAVNHSHNIDGPMLMGTAPRPVHFLIKKEAFIGPLDPFLHGIGQIEVDRTTVDRTAISHALGVLADGGALGIFPEGSRGEGDFASLRAGLAYFAVRGGAPIVPVAVLGSTERRGRLIRGLPPLRSRVDVVFGDAFDAGAGDGRRTRKALDEATLRIQAKLTAHLESAKRLTGR; this is translated from the coding sequence GTGAGCGATGCCACAGGCGCGCCCACGCTGCGCGGAGCGGCCGTCGGGCGCACCATCGGCATCGGCCTGATGTACGGGCTGTGGAAGCCCCGGGTGCTCGGCGCCTGGCGCGTGCCCGCCGCCGGACCCGTCATCCTGGCGGTGAACCACTCCCACAACATCGACGGACCGATGCTGATGGGCACCGCACCCCGGCCGGTGCACTTCCTGATCAAGAAGGAGGCGTTCATCGGCCCCCTCGACCCGTTCCTGCACGGAATCGGGCAGATCGAGGTGGACCGCACGACCGTCGACCGCACCGCGATCAGCCATGCGCTCGGCGTACTGGCGGACGGCGGCGCCCTCGGGATCTTCCCGGAGGGCTCCCGGGGTGAAGGAGACTTCGCCTCGCTGCGGGCCGGGCTCGCCTATTTCGCGGTACGGGGCGGGGCCCCGATCGTCCCCGTGGCGGTCCTGGGAAGCACCGAGCGCCGCGGACGGTTGATACGGGGGCTGCCCCCGCTGCGCAGCCGGGTCGACGTCGTCTTCGGCGACGCGTTCGACGCGGGCGCGGGCGACGGGCGGCGTACGCGCAAGGCGCTGGACGAGGCGACCCTGCGGATCCAGGCGAAGCTGACCGCCCACCTGGAAAGCGCCAAGCGCCTCACCGGGCGATAG
- the der gene encoding ribosome biogenesis GTPase Der: protein MNDQIHSEGSGHEHGELGDAEYAEFMELAAQEGFDPEDVEGALGEAGHGPLPVLAVVGRPNVGKSTLVNRIIGRREAVVQDKPGVTRDRVSYEAEWAGRRFKVVDTGGWEQDVLGLDASVAAQAEYAIETADAVVFVVDSTVGATDTDEAVVKLLRRAGKPVVLCANKVDGQSGEADATALWSLGLGEPYPVSSLHGRGTGDMLDAVLEALPDAPAQKFGTALGGPRRIALIGRPNVGKSSLLNRVAGEDRVVVNELAGTTRDPVDELINLGGITWKFIDTAGIRRRVHLQEGADYYASLRTAAAVEKAEVAVVLIDSSESISVQDQRIITMAVEAGRAIVVAFNKWDTLDEERRYYLEREIETELAQIAWAPRVNVSAVTGRHMEKLVPAIETALEGWETRVPTGRLNAFLGEIVASNPHPIRGGKQPRILFGTQAGTKPPRFVLFASGFLEHGYRRFVERRLREEFGFEGTPIHISVRVREKRGRNK from the coding sequence ATGAACGACCAGATTCACTCCGAGGGCTCGGGCCACGAGCACGGAGAACTTGGCGATGCCGAGTACGCGGAGTTCATGGAGCTCGCCGCGCAGGAGGGCTTCGACCCCGAGGATGTCGAGGGCGCCCTCGGGGAGGCCGGTCACGGCCCGCTCCCCGTGCTCGCCGTTGTCGGCCGCCCCAATGTCGGCAAGTCGACCCTGGTGAACCGGATCATCGGCCGCCGCGAGGCCGTCGTGCAGGACAAGCCCGGCGTCACCCGCGACCGCGTCAGCTACGAGGCAGAGTGGGCCGGCCGCCGCTTCAAGGTCGTCGACACCGGCGGCTGGGAGCAGGACGTGCTGGGCCTCGACGCCTCCGTCGCCGCCCAGGCCGAGTACGCCATCGAGACGGCCGACGCGGTCGTCTTCGTCGTCGACTCCACCGTCGGCGCCACCGACACCGACGAGGCCGTCGTCAAGCTGCTGCGCCGGGCCGGCAAGCCCGTCGTCCTCTGCGCCAACAAGGTCGACGGCCAGAGCGGCGAGGCCGATGCCACCGCCCTGTGGTCCCTCGGCCTCGGCGAGCCCTACCCGGTCTCCTCGCTGCACGGCCGCGGCACCGGCGACATGCTCGACGCGGTCCTGGAGGCCCTGCCGGACGCCCCGGCCCAGAAGTTCGGCACGGCGCTCGGCGGGCCCCGCCGGATCGCCCTGATCGGCCGCCCGAACGTCGGCAAGTCCTCCCTGCTGAACAGGGTCGCGGGCGAGGACCGGGTCGTCGTCAACGAGCTGGCGGGCACCACCCGCGACCCGGTCGACGAGCTGATCAACCTCGGCGGCATCACCTGGAAGTTCATCGACACGGCCGGTATCCGCCGCCGCGTCCACCTCCAGGAAGGCGCGGACTACTACGCCTCGCTGCGTACGGCCGCCGCCGTCGAGAAGGCCGAGGTCGCCGTCGTCCTGATCGACTCCAGCGAGTCCATCAGCGTCCAGGACCAGCGCATCATCACCATGGCCGTGGAGGCCGGGCGCGCCATCGTCGTCGCCTTCAACAAGTGGGACACCCTCGACGAGGAGCGCCGCTACTACCTGGAGCGCGAGATCGAGACGGAGCTCGCGCAGATCGCCTGGGCCCCGCGCGTCAACGTCTCCGCCGTCACCGGCCGCCACATGGAGAAGCTGGTCCCGGCCATCGAGACCGCGCTGGAGGGCTGGGAGACCCGCGTCCCCACCGGCCGGCTGAACGCCTTCCTCGGTGAGATCGTCGCCTCCAATCCGCACCCGATCCGCGGCGGCAAGCAGCCGCGCATCCTCTTCGGCACCCAGGCGGGCACCAAGCCCCCGCGCTTCGTGCTCTTCGCCTCCGGCTTCCTGGAGCACGGCTACCGCCGCTTCGTCGAGCGCCGGCTGCGTGAGGAGTTCGGCTTCGAGGGCACCCCGATCCACATTTCCGTCCGGGTCCGCGAGAAGCGCGGCCGCAACAAGTAG
- a CDS encoding SRPBCC family protein — protein sequence MSSSLVETVDIKAPVAVTWSLWSDVTQWPRFLSHVQRVDPIDERRFAWQLSLPGADKNFVAELTEVIPEERIAWKTTEGVHHAGVVTFHRLDETSSRVALQIEYDPQGFIEHLGALTNLDSTLANYDLGEFQKLAELTAEAGGPRTL from the coding sequence GTGTCCTCCTCGCTCGTCGAGACCGTCGACATCAAGGCCCCGGTGGCCGTCACCTGGTCCCTGTGGAGCGATGTCACCCAGTGGCCCCGGTTCCTGAGCCATGTACAGCGCGTCGATCCGATCGACGAGCGGCGCTTCGCCTGGCAGCTCTCGCTGCCCGGCGCGGACAAGAACTTCGTCGCCGAACTGACGGAGGTGATCCCCGAGGAACGCATCGCCTGGAAGACGACCGAAGGGGTGCACCACGCGGGGGTGGTCACCTTCCACCGGCTCGACGAGACGTCGAGCCGCGTCGCCCTGCAGATCGAGTACGACCCCCAGGGCTTCATCGAGCACCTCGGGGCGCTGACCAACCTCGACTCCACGCTGGCCAACTACGACCTGGGCGAGTTCCAGAAGCTGGCCGAGCTCACGGCCGAGGCGGGCGGTCCCCGGACGCTCTGA
- a CDS encoding Rieske (2Fe-2S) protein, with protein sequence MNARRRTVLAAGAAGAAALATGCGSTDGDGGEDASPKPSGPGDATGGAELARTGDIPVGGGTVFKERKIVVTQPTEGEFKAFSAVCTHASCLVSTVSDGTINCPCHGSRFSITDAAVEAGPAPRPLPAEEISVSGGAIRLG encoded by the coding sequence ATGAACGCACGGCGAAGGACGGTGCTGGCCGCGGGTGCGGCGGGCGCCGCCGCCCTGGCCACCGGCTGCGGATCCACCGACGGGGACGGCGGCGAGGACGCGAGCCCGAAGCCGAGCGGGCCGGGGGACGCCACGGGCGGTGCGGAGCTGGCCCGGACCGGGGACATCCCGGTCGGCGGCGGCACCGTCTTCAAGGAGCGGAAGATCGTGGTGACCCAGCCGACGGAGGGCGAGTTCAAGGCGTTCTCCGCCGTCTGCACCCATGCCAGCTGTCTCGTCTCGACGGTGAGCGACGGCACCATCAACTGCCCCTGCCACGGCAGCAGGTTCAGCATCACGGACGCGGCGGTCGAGGCAGGCCCGGCTCCCCGGCCGCTGCCCGCCGAGGAGATCAGCGTCTCGGGCGGGGCGATCCGGCTGGGCTGA
- a CDS encoding DNA polymerase beta superfamily protein, producing MITATDEALVRDHTVYACVMGSRAFGLATEDSDTDRRGVFLAPTELFWRFEKPPTHVDGPAPEQFSWELERFCELALRANPNVLECLHSPLVESVDDTGRDLLALRGAFLSRLVHGTFVRYALGQRRKLDADVRVHGAPRWKHAMHLLRLLASSRDLLRTGELRIDVGDAREELLAVKRGEVSWAEVERRMDHLGEENAEAAARSPLPAEPDRAAVEDFLVRTRRASAARCRGTRARPDRHDTPGASGGLRASGDRPPRP from the coding sequence ATGATCACCGCCACCGACGAGGCACTCGTACGCGACCACACGGTCTACGCCTGCGTGATGGGCTCGCGCGCGTTCGGACTGGCCACGGAGGACAGCGACACGGACCGGCGGGGTGTCTTCCTGGCGCCCACGGAGCTGTTCTGGCGGTTCGAGAAGCCGCCGACGCATGTCGACGGTCCCGCGCCGGAGCAGTTCTCCTGGGAGCTGGAGCGCTTCTGCGAGCTGGCCCTCCGGGCCAACCCGAACGTCCTGGAGTGCCTGCACTCCCCGCTGGTGGAGTCCGTGGACGACACCGGCCGGGACCTGCTGGCGCTGCGCGGGGCGTTCCTGTCGCGGCTCGTCCACGGCACGTTCGTCCGGTACGCGCTGGGCCAGCGGAGAAAGCTGGATGCGGACGTACGGGTGCACGGCGCGCCGCGATGGAAGCACGCGATGCATCTGCTGCGGCTGCTGGCGAGCAGCCGGGATCTGCTGCGTACGGGCGAGCTGCGCATCGACGTCGGCGATGCGCGGGAGGAACTGCTGGCGGTGAAGCGGGGCGAGGTGTCCTGGGCGGAGGTGGAGCGCCGGATGGACCACCTCGGCGAGGAGAACGCCGAGGCGGCGGCCCGGTCCCCGCTGCCGGCGGAGCCGGACCGGGCGGCCGTGGAGGACTTCCTCGTCCGGACCCGGAGGGCCTCGGCGGCGCGGTGCCGGGGCACGCGAGCCCGGCCTGATCGGCACGACACCCCCGGGGCCTCCGGCGGGCTCAGAGCGTCCGGGGACCGCCCGCCTCGGCCGTGA